A segment of the Macrotis lagotis isolate mMagLag1 chromosome 8, bilby.v1.9.chrom.fasta, whole genome shotgun sequence genome:
GGCTCATATTTTCCAGGGTCTCGCTGGCCACTTCCCCTGAATCCTTTAGGCTTGGAGAGCCAGTGGCCCCCAAGCCTTCAGCTCAGGTGGCTGGTTTCAGTGAGTCAGAACAGTCTTTGAGTAGAGGAGGGAAAAATGGGGAATAGGGTGTTAAAGAATAGGGCAAAGGAGGATCTAAAAGGACAAAACAGGAGGAGGAATCTAGAAAGGATTTTCTCTAGGGAGAAAAAAGAATCCCAAGGGTTCTGTACTGTTTGAGGTTGCAGGAAGAGTAGCCTAGTGGTCACAGGAGTCTCAGCTGAGTCTCACCAATGAAAGCCTGCTCTCTGAAGCTCCAGCAAAGGAATAACTTCTAAAATATCTCTATGATTTTGACAGGTAGTTGAGGCTTTAGGGTTTCCTGGAAAGAATGTTttgccacttactatctgtatgactaTCGGCAAGCCTGTCACTTCATCTAAAATCCCCTTTCCagctctgagactcagtttcttcctatgtAAAAGAAAGGAATGCAAAATTACCTTTTaaagttcttcctgattctaaatttaAAGAGAAGGAATGTGTGAGGTGGGGCATTTGGTGATTCAGGCTGTTGAGCTACTTAGCTGATGGGGCtttctatttatctctatttACCTTAATGTAGCACCTGTACTTGTCACCTGCCTGGCTTCCTGAACATGCTTTACAGGACTGTGAAGGTAGCTTAATGACCTACTTGACTCATGGGTGAACTTGAGTTTAGGAAGAGGCCCATTCACAAACCAAGGCCTCTGAAAAGCTGAGAGGAGTAGAGACTTCACTTGAGAGCAGACTGCCAGGTATCACCCAGGGAGATCTAGAAAACCTAGCCAGGACTAAAGGTGGGTTTCTAGGAAAGGTGGGTTTCAGGTGACTCTCTAAATGCTTCATAATTGACAGCCCCATAATAcccatttttttcctgcagtgAACTCTTAAGAACCAAATCTCCTTTCCTGTAAAATAAGTAAATTCCATGTCTTTCATCTTGTCTGATTCAGACTTCGATGGAAGAAAGAGTTTAGAAGGCAGGGCTGAGCCAGGCAGATAACAAATTTCACATCCCTTGCACTTTGAATAGGGTCTTCTTTCCATTGTCCTTGACCAATAGAAGGGTTCTGTGGGCTTTTGGGGTTCCCATCCCATTTTGCTCTTCCCTGTTTCAAGAGCCCCACTGTTTCTGAGCTGTACAGCTAAGAGAAGCTGGCTGGAAGAATTGTAAGGCAGAGAACAGAGATAGGGCACAGCCTTGGAAGAGAACAGActtcctccactcccctccccttgtcACCTCCAGTATCACAAGGCTCACACAGTAGTCATCCCGATCAACTCCATTTTCTCAGTTTAGTTCTTGTGACCTTGTTCCAGGAGCCAGTAGCTTGAGCTCTTTGCCTCTTCATAATAATAACCAGTGAAGAGTTACATTGCCCAGATCTTGTCTTCAGGCTTCCCTAATTGATGGCTACTGAGACATGCTTACTTCATTCAGCTCATTCATTATGGATCCCCACTGGTGGGTGGGTGTGACACCACTAAGGTCCAGTTATTGGCTCAGACATTCCAGTATTGTCAGAGTGCATCTCACCTGCCTTTCCTGATCAGACATAGCTTGAGAAGATAAAGGGTGTGATGCCCAAGAACCTGGGATTAGGGCAGCTGATGAGCTAGGGAGTCAGAAAACATGGACTTGAATCTCAGTAACATCTCAGCTTTCCATGAAATTTTTTATAGTGGTTTttaagggggaagaggaagacgCTTCTTTTCTGCCCTGAGTGAATTGAGAAGCCAGGCTAAGATttctaaaaaaacttttaaaggtcTGCTGTCCCACTTTCCCCTACCCAGACCCGAAATCCCCTTGTGGCTGTTTATTATACCAACCGGGCACTGTGCTATCTGAAGATGCAGCAGCACGACAAGGCGCTGGCCGACTGCAAACATGCTCTGGAGCTGGATGGTCAGTCAGTGAAAGCCCATTTCTTTCTGGGTCAGTGCCAGCTGGAGATGGAGAACTATGACGAAGCCATTGCCAACCTGCAGAGAGGTGAGCCAGGCCCACCGGGCTGTAAGGACTCTTGACAAGAGCCCCAGGCCCCTCTCCCCAGGGCCCACTCTCCTGGAGTCCAAGCAAGGTCTTGTGCCCAGTAGCATCCACCCTCTCCCACAGCCTACAATCTTGCCAAGGAGCAGCGGCTGAACTTTGGGGACGACATCCCAAGTGCACTGCGCATTGCCAAGAAGAAGCGTTGGAACAGCATCGAGGAACGGCGTATTCACCAGGAAAATGAACTTCACGCCTATCTCACCAAGCTCAtcatggcagagagagagaggtgagggGGTCAGGAAGGGTCCGACTACAATAGGACTCCAAGCCTTCCAAGCAGGGATCAGGGGAAAACAAAGTTTTAGGACAGACCACCCTCACTTTCCCCCAGGCTGAATCAGCCCAGGTATGAGTGTAAAACACTTTTATGGGGGCACAGGGGGATTGGTCTGGGCCTGATAGGAGTTCTCCCTATAAGAGACTCCCTCCAGAGACTGGTCTGTGACTGGAGCCTCCGAGTGACCTGGGGCCCCTACCTTGTTGAGTGACTGTGGTCATGGCCCTAGTGGGTATGTGAGGCAGGTCTCCTTGGTTCTCTGCACTGgcattacaaaaatgaaataagaaacgGTTCTTGGTCAAGGAGCATACACTCTTAAGAGGAGGATAGAGCATGGCATCTAGACAGCTTTATGTCAGGGGAGATCTGAGTTTGAGAAAAAATGGCATGTCTGAGGAGGAGAATATTAGGGAAGGCCCAGAGAAATGTTGTGTCCCAAGTAGATGGAGGGAGCCTGGAGCAGATATGGATCTGGTGGGAACCATACAAGTTAGTAactgagaaaatagaggcaaAGTGGAATCGGTTCAGATATTTGCGAGTACCACTACCCCCTACTCTGGCATCAGTCTTGGACATGATGCCACTTGGGATAGTTTGAATTTCAGGCTGGTTGTTTCTACTGTCGGGGTAAAGCTTAAGATGGAGTTATGGTGACAGAGCTCTGGACTGATCCCTCTTCAGGGGTGTGGCAGAAACTAAATGCTTCAAGGGTTTGGAGAAAGTGGATGAGGCCTGTGGCTCCAAGTGACCTGGGAAGATAGCCTGGGGGAGTAGTTATTCTGTGTGGGCCGACTTTGGCTCACCCACTGGAGGACCCTGTCATTTTGTCTTGTATTTCCTGCAGCGTAGCAGAGCACAGGGCTGGACACACAAAATAGGTGCTCAGTAAAGGCTTGTTGATGGATTACTTCCTTGGCCTCCCCAGGGAGCTGGAGGAGTGTCAGCGGAGCCaagaggaagagaatggagaTGAAAACCGGAACCGTGCCCAGCAGGCCAGCATCGAAGCCAAACACGTGAGCCTGTCCTGCCAGCCTATCCTTGCCCTGTGTATCTAGACCTAATGGCAAGAAGGGGAGATCGAGATAGCACAACTGTCCTGCCCAGGTGGAGGTCCGCTATTGACAGCAGCTGGGATGACAGGCACGCCTAGGCTCTGTGGTATGGAACAGAGCCCAGACCCTGGGAAGGAAATTCAAGACCCATGTGCCTTCCCTTCCCTAGTCATTAAACCCAGGTTTACTTTGTATGTGGGTCCAGTGCTGTAGGCATGGGTGGCTGGGCACTTGTGTCTATGGGCAGGACTTCCAGTGAAGCGGGTGCTTTCCTTTTCAGGACAAGTACTTGGCAGATATGGATGAGCTTTTCTCTCAGGTGGATGAGAAGAGAAAGGTAAAGACAGACTCCCAGCCCTTTGTCACTTTGGTCGCCTTCCCATATGCTCTGCTTCCTTGAGCTTCCTGAtactgggggggtggggggcggaCCAGACCAGGATTACTGCCCGAGGAGGCAACAGCCCAAGCTGAAGGACCCCCACCCTgagctcttctcttttcttcctgtgGTAGAAGCGAGACATCCCAGACTATTTGTGTGGGAAGATCAGTTTTGAACTGATGCGGGAGCCATGCATCACCCCCAGTGGCATCACATATGACAGAAAAGATATTGAGGAGCATCTGCAGGTAAGGAGCTGCCAGCAAGGCTGGCTTCCCTGGGCACTGCTTAGAACCTAGTCATGGGTGGCTCCTTAGTACAGCCACCGTCTTGCAtgtgtttttctctgtctccagCGAGTGGGCCACTTTGACCCTGTGACCAGAAGTCCCCTGACCCAGGAGCAACTCATCCCCAACCTGGCTATGAAAGAAGTGATTGATGCCTTCATTTCTGAGAATGGCTGGGTAGAAGATTACTGAAGCATTGGTCTCTTCCTTGGAGCCCCTGTCCCCCAGGGCCAACAACATGCCTTACTGTCCATCTGGTCTATCTCTTACCCTGACCTGCCTGCTGGGGACTGAGCCAGCCTCCCTTCTCTGTACTGCCTGTGGACTGGGGACCTTGGACTGGGCTTTGGGGGCTTGCTGGAGTTGTAGAGGGCAAGACTTTAACCTGGCACTGGTCAGGTTCCTGTTGTGGAGGATGGATAGAGCATGAGTTCTAGCACCTACCTTCCACTTCCTTTTCCCTATATATCTAATTGGTGTTTATTCCCTCCTTTCTCATTTAACAGCCATTACCTGTTCTGAGCCATGGCCCTGGGGGAGGGCTCTCCCTGGCTCCTCTTAGCCTGTTCTGCACTGTCTGAAGGGGCTGGAATAGGAATGGACTGAAAGAAGCTCTGTGGAGGGTAATAAAATCTGTGAGCAATATGCCTTTGAGCTGGTGTGAGCCCTGAAGGGGCTGGGCCAGGCAAAGAAGAGACAAGGGCCTACAGCCAGCCTTCTTTCCTCTCACTTGACACCCTCTGAACAGATTTCTTCTTCTTGGTCTGAAACCCCATGGGACATGTGCTTACCTCTTCCCCCTTCACTTCATGCCGATTTGTCTTCCAGCCCTAATCAAGAGGGCAGAAAGTGGTTGTCACAGAGACACAAGGCAACGGAGCCAGCACCATTACTTCATTATAGGGAAATTGTGGCAATAAAGTAACAGTACTTGGAGATGGAGGGTGGCAGTGGGTCAGCCTCAGACTGGAAAAATGCTGCCGCCTCTAGCCCAAAAACGTGGAGATGAAGACACTGGTGTCCAGGTTCAGGGTGGCGTGCCACCAACGGTCAGGGAAGTACAGCACCTGGAGATGGGATGAAACTTAGCACAGgccttttcttcttcctacaCCCCCAATAAAGTGATCCCCTCTGACCTCGCCAGCCCGGACAGTACACTGTAGAGGCCGTTCCGTGACGGGGAGCGTCGGGTATGTGTCTCGTAGCCAGGCCAAGGTGGTTTTGTTGGGGTGAAAATCGGGCCTCTTCTCTGGGGGATACAAGAACCAGCGCTGTTGCAGATGGGGAAGGAGGATTTGGTCAGAACTGGGTGACTTCTCTGTTAATAGACTTCCATTTCTTTGGGAGACTTTCCCGCCTCACCTTCCGTCCAAAGATCACCTCCGAGTAGCCTGGCCCGTGCCAGTGGAAGGGCACTCCTGAGCCGATACCTGTGGGGAAGGGCTCATGAGCAGGTGTGCGCTCCCAGCAGCTCCCGCCCCGGGGGGACACTGACCCGCGATCCCGAAGCTGTAAGCCGCCGTGGTGCCCAGCAGCCGGAAGGGAGGCGGGGAGTAGTGCCGGAGCAGCCTGCCCCACTCGGTGAAGTTGTTGTCCCCGAAGAAGTAGAGCGTGTCTGCGGGGGAAAGGAAGCTGCAGGGGCGCCAGCgcggcgggccggggccggggccggggccgggggccgggggggggccggggccgggggccgggacTCACCGTTCCCCAGCGAGCGCGGGTCTTGGGGCCGCAGCAGCTGCTCCACGTAGTCTTGGAACGGGAGGTCCACTGCGGGCCAGAGGAGGGGCGTCAgggcggccggggccggggccggggctggggctGGGCGGGctggcggggccggggccggggccggggcgggcgcGGCGGCCCGGCTCACCTTTGTGGTAAGAGTGCGTGTTGGCCGTGCTCAGGCGGATCCTCGCGGCCCCGAACTCCGCCAGCAGCTTCTCTCTGGAGCACAGGTCCCGGAACAGCTGGGGGGGCAGGGCTCTCAGGGCCCACGCGCGTGCCCGGCCCCCCGCGGGTGTGCCCGCCCTCCCGAGGCggccgggcggggccgggcccTACTTACCGAGTTGTTGGTGAGTCTTTGGAGGATCACGGGCCTGGAGAAGGCGTACCTGCGGGCAGGGCCGGAGGTCACGGGCGCCCGCGCCACCCCGCCCCTGCCCCGGGCCCCGGGCGCCCGCCCCCCACATACTGGCGGATGAAGTCCGCGTAGGTCAGCTCGGCTCTCCTGTCCACGGTGCACGGCTCCTCCTCCTCCGGGGCCGGCCGGCCGCTGGGGTCCCTGCGGGGGCGCAGCCGAGGGGGGTCTCTAGACCGGGGGTGGGGGGTCGCCGGGCTCCCGCTCGGCCCCGGCCCGCCGGCCCGCCCCTCGGCTTCCTCCCCGAGCCCAGCCCGCGGGGACCCCGCAGTGCGCTCTGGAGAGTCGCCTCCAAACTGGCGCCCGCTGCCCCCGGGGCCCCCGGGCCGCCCGCCCGCGTGCTCACCAGCCTCCGCGCACGGAGGTCCCGCCCGCGGGCCGGGCCAGGGCCGCCAGCGCCAGGATCAGGAGCCGCATCCCGAGGACTGCGGGGGCCCGGCCCCGCCGCAAAGCTCCGCGCGGCATCGCGGCCCCGAGGACTACAGCCCCCAGAAGGCTCCGCGCGCGGGAGGCCCCGCCCCTTTCCCGTGATCCTCTCCCGCACTCGGCCCCGCCCACCGGCGCCCG
Coding sequences within it:
- the STUB1 gene encoding E3 ubiquitin-protein ligase CHIP, producing the protein MKGKEEKEGGGGGGARLGSGGGGAGSPEKSPSAQELKEQGNRLFVGRKYPEAAACYSKAITRNPLVAVYYTNRALCYLKMQQHDKALADCKHALELDGQSVKAHFFLGQCQLEMENYDEAIANLQRAYNLAKEQRLNFGDDIPSALRIAKKKRWNSIEERRIHQENELHAYLTKLIMAERERELEECQRSQEEENGDENRNRAQQASIEAKHDKYLADMDELFSQVDEKRKKRDIPDYLCGKISFELMREPCITPSGITYDRKDIEEHLQRVGHFDPVTRSPLTQEQLIPNLAMKEVIDAFISENGWVEDY
- the JMJD8 gene encoding jmjC domain-containing protein 8 isoform X1; this encodes MPRGALRRGRAPAVLGMRLLILALAALARPAGGTSVRGGWDPSGRPAPEEEEPCTVDRRAELTYADFIRQYAFSRPVILQRLTNNSLFRDLCSREKLLAEFGAARIRLSTANTHSYHKVDLPFQDYVEQLLRPQDPRSLGNDTLYFFGDNNFTEWGRLLRHYSPPPFRLLGTTAAYSFGIAGIGSGVPFHWHGPGYSEVIFGRKRWFLYPPEKRPDFHPNKTTLAWLRDTYPTLPVTERPLQCTVRAGEVLYFPDRWWHATLNLDTSVFISTFLG
- the JMJD8 gene encoding jmjC domain-containing protein 8 isoform X3; this encodes MPRGALRRGRAPAVLGMRLLILALAALARPAGGTSVRGGWDPSGRPAPEEEEPCTVDRRAELTYADFIRQYAFSRPVILQRLTNNSLFRDLCSREKLLAEFGAARIRLSTANTHSYHKVDLPFQDYVEQLLRPQDPRSLGNGIGSGVPFHWHGPGYSEVIFGRKRWFLYPPEKRPDFHPNKTTLAWLRDTYPTLPVTERPLQCTVRAGEVLYFPDRWWHATLNLDTSVFISTFLG
- the JMJD8 gene encoding jmjC domain-containing protein 8 isoform X2 yields the protein MPRGALRRGRAPAVLGMRLLILALAALARPAGGTSVRGGWDPSGRPAPEEEEPCTVDRRAELTYADFIRQYAFSRPVILQRLTNNSLFRDLCSREKLLAEFGAARIRLSTANTHSYHKVDLPFQDYVEQLLRPQDPRSLGNDTLYFFGDNNFTEWGRLLRHYSPPPFRLLGTTAAYSFGIAGIGSGVPFHWHGPGYSEVIFGRKRRGPIFTPTKPPWPGYETHTRRSPSRNGLYSVLSGLARCCTSLTVGGTPP